The genomic interval gagcgggagagaggggggggggggggggggggggcggagtgtCGCTCACTTCGTTGGACATCTTCTTGTCTGACATGGTCGAAAAGTCCTCCAGCGCACAGAGCTGGACGCCTGCGAACCGGAGCGACCCCGGCTCACTCGGCAAAGGTCGGCCGGGTGCTCACCTGACAGGAATCGCACCGGATTGTTCCCTCTCGGTTGATTGTTGTTACATTTCATCTAAAAACAAGACACCTGCTTCCAATGAACTTGTATTGATGCGTAACAAGGCTCTGTATGAATTACCAGGGGAATAATAAAGATAACGGCCTTCGCTTGCACCATGTGCTTGTAAAGTCATCACTGTAATTTCTAATCAGAATAATCACTTCCCTGTTAACGAAGGGGAAACGAAGTAAATTACTCAATGATTATGCTGCACACGGTACTCACCCTGCATAGAGATTTCAAAGCTTCTGGTGTCAACAGAAGTGCTACCAGCGAGGACACCAGAGCGAGCACCACACTTCCAGTCTTCTGAATGTTCTATGAAGCAGTTCAATAGAATAGTTCCCTCTGAAGTGGAGTGTTGTGCCCTTTATCAAAGGAAAACTCCCCCGATCTGCACTCAGATTCACCTCAACATAAGAGCGATGACACCTTTTGATATATCACACATGAAAGAGCTTTTATTACTTCATTTTCATCGAAAATAAGTCAAAATTCTTTCTGCATCGGAAGCACACAAATTCATCGCTCGGGGGGATTTGTGATCCGCATGAATGTCCCTCAACCTGCACTCCGGATCGTCCAATCAGACCAGAGCTGGTTTACAAGTTACGGTCTTATTTTTAACTGGGTTCCCGAACTTGACTAAACGTAAAACAGGCAAATGAAAACTGCGTGAATATATTACGATTATTTGACATACGCTTAAGCTACAACAGGAcaattttcaaaacaaaatatgtaATTGTGAATGGTTTACTGCCAGTTTGTGTGACCGGTGACCTCCAGCCTGCGCGACGTTAAACAGGCCACACGTTCAGAATCCATCAAACACGCTCATTTTGGCAAATGAAGGTCGTGGAAGTGTTCTGTTCATATACAGATATAATCTATACATATGCAAAATCACACCGCTTTGGGGGAAATCACTCATTCACTGAAATGTTTCCAGGGCACAAAAGCTGTGGTCCACCAGTCCTCCGTTCTGCATTACGTTATCTAAACCCTCCAAAGAACTTAGAGAACAAGGAGCCATCATCCCGCATGTCTGAGAAGGGATTTTGATCAcctgaaaatttaaaaaaagagggaatTAGAGCTAGATGTAGCTACTTATGccaaaaatattctgaaaaccTGTACAATTAAATCAttaagatcccccccccccccccaaaaaaaaacttctggaCTGACCTGACACGGCAGGCGCGTTGTGGCGGTCCAGCGCCTCTTGAGCACCAGAACCTCCTGAGCGGGTCACCGTGGTCTCTTCATTGCCTTTGCTGTCTCTAACTGTTCGCCGCTCCTCCACAGACTGAGAGACATCAGAAcagtgaaaaaagacaaaaccaacAAATCCAGCTGGGTGGAAACACGAGAGAGGATTCAAACCAACGAGGCAGATAGTTGATAGCTGGTAATTGTGTTTGGGGTGTTTTCCCCTGGCGTGAATCGCAACTAAGGGGACAACTTGAACATATGCTGTGAGGGTACATTGGTATATAAATAATAGTAAGATCGCGATAAACCGCTTCGCTCACCCCGTCAGGTTTCAACACCTTGGTGACTACGACTGACTGGAAGAAGGAGCGGGCTCTGGGTTGGTTCGGGTGCTGACCAGCAGGTGGAGTCAGAATCTGATCCAGGCCCCGAGAGGACACTGCCGAGTCCAGATCTGGATAGGGACGGGCAAACGGTTGGGACACCGCGCACAGTAGTGTACACTTCATTGGTTTGACGGATGGATTAAATACATCACCCACCTCGGTCTTCTTTGCGCTCATCCTCAGAGGATGTTTGAGGCCCTCGTTTCCGGATGTCATTAAACTTTTAGGTGACATGAGAAAGTTAACGCTGGAGTCAACGAGCAacatcgtcgtcgtcatcatattaccacagaaacaaaaactcTATCAAATATAGGCTTTAATAAGAGATCTTTGGAACCTTTGAAAAGGGGCTCCAGCCACGGAATTGCGAGCTGGGGAAGTCTGGTGACTCATAAGATGGGTGGCGATCACTTCCGGGCTCCCTGGATGGCGCCGCCTGGGGTCCTTGTGGGTTGTCGTAAGGAGACTTGAGCATAAAGTCCCTGAGGGGGTTCGCACCGGATCCCCATCCACCCCTCTCTGCTCGGCcctgaggtggtggtggtgggggcccGATGGTGGGAACATCTGCAACAAAAGGGGGGGACAGAGGCTCAATCTACAACAGAGCATTGCAATAGACTGGAGATGTTAAGGACTGCACAGCGTTTGTACCCCAGTGTCCGGACTGTGGCGGTCCATCCCAGCGGCCCAGCTGGGAGAAGATCTCCTCCATGTCCCGGAGGACTTGGCCAAACACTGGCGGCTCCTGCATCCTCATCCCATCGGGGCCAATGCTGAAGCCAAACCTCAAGGCGCGGTCAAAAGGGTCCTGCTGTTCCCCGCGGAACTCATCACAGGAGAATCCATCTTCCTCATCGtcgtcttcatcttcatcatgagTCATTGCATCGAAGAAGGGGTCCCTGACACATTGCAGCAAGCAAAACAGATGCGTTTCACGTTAAATGCTGTGGTGCTTTGGGCTCGTTAAGCCTCGGCCAACAGGTAACCTTAATATACCTTGAAATAGTCAATCGTATTAGTCTCGACCTTGGcctaaaaaaacagcagctgtgTCAGCCGAGGGACCCCTGTGGTCATTCGGGCCGCTAATCTAGTGACGTATCGTAAGCTGATTGGTTACCTGTCGAGCCCTGCAGCGCAGGTAAAGTTAGCTGTAAACGGGCTGTCATCGTTAGCACCTCCACGAACTCACCTTTGGCCATGATGACGACCTCCGGGTACCGCGAAGAATCCACGAAACAAATCGAAAACGTTCATTTAACGACGCTTTTCTGTAGGAAAAACTAAGTCATAACTTAAACATAAACGGCCGACACTCGGCGGAGGAAGCTTCAGTTGTCAACAGTGTCGTAAAGGGTTCCAGATCCTTCCGCATTACGCAATCCGTCGTAAAGCGCCGTTACCGTAAAGGACCCGACAAACGCGCAGGAGAAATAACCTCGTTCTCTTGCTTAGCAGCAGCTAAAAAGGTTTAATGTTGAAACAGAGGCCGTGGAGGACTTGAACAATTCAAATTGGGATGGAATTATAAAGTTTAATTTACATTTGTATGGTTTGATTGACTTACCTTATAAAATACAAGATATGATCCGTCATCAACTGCTATCCAGCGTAACTACCAACTTAGCAGAGAAGCTTCGTTCACTAATGCATTTTGCCGATGACACTTGGTAAAATGTTTAACGGTCTTACTTTATTTGAAATTTACAAGTGGTTCTCGAAGTATTTTATATTGCAAACGTAAAATTTCTATTTTATGAGTTTGCTtgtgaaataaatgatgaaatgtttAAGCATTTTACTTACAAGCGTTTAACGGAGTTATTTTTTCTCAAAACAGAGGTAGTCTGGAACGTTGACGTTCTGCCGACGGGATGTTAAAAACCCAAAAGACAGTCCATGTCCTGAAGTTTATTTGTAGTGGGGAATGAACAGAAAAATACCCAGATAAAATCAGTGTGGTTTAAGTGTACTAGATTTATCAAGTAAACAAAGTAAAACGCCCCAGTCTGAACCATAGTGGGGTCAAGatataaaaatagaaatactTCAGTACAGTAAAATTACTTGACAAAAGCCTTAGAAAAACTAGACAAACATGGCTGTGTGTTGACTGACTAGAATgtgaagaaatacatttgagaGAGAAAGCATGAATGGACGGGAGATTAAGTGGAATTTAGGTGGCAATCTAGATATTTAGCTAGAGATCAAGCGGTTCACCTGTTGGGGGCAGAAGGCATCGGAATCTTGTCGCCAACACGTTCTGCACGAGTGCATTGCTGACCGCCATAGTTCCATTTAGGTCAAACACTTAATGGAGCTGATGGAGCATCAGTAAAATCATTGTTGCAAACAGTCATAATTAAGGTCAAGCCACATTAGAAACAAGTCGTTTCTTAGAAGACATTCACATCCAAAATTATGAAAAACGTCTTTCTAGTTTATTTacctaatatttatatatttttacaaaataaaaatacatgaaacaaaAAGCTAAACAAGTCTGTGGGAAAGAAGAAAGCCATCAAACAAACAGTGACTACagtacttgtttttttttttatatgtacaAGACAAGTTTatccatttaaattgtttttaaaacgcacagtacaaaaagaaaaaataaatcactgacaaaaaaaaaaaaaaaaagtacaattttgTCCATCATTATTCAACGCTGCAAGTTTCCTTTAAATGGGTGACAGGtggtggagcagagaggtggtgggggcgggggggggggtcctaaaaaaaccaaaacaatataACACACTGGAAGGCAGATTGGGTGTGTATTGGCCTTTGAAATCATTCAACATCACTTGCAGAATAGGTGGGGCCTTTAtgcaacatatttatatttcatgggAACAGTTACTGTACAGTGGTGGATAATGAAAAATTCTGTgctagggaaaaaaaaaaaaaaaacagcacagtaCACAACCTCAGCCCCCGTGTGTACAAACATGCACGCAGTCACATGACAAACACACTTTCCTCACAGTCCAAGCCAGTGAGCTTGCTTATAttcctttatatataatatatctagatttggtaaaaaataaacttcacAACTCTACCAATTTAGGGAATTGTTTCTTCAAAattaaaattacattaaaataaaaaaacaaccattcgAGAGCAATTAAGCTAATTTATGCATTTGGGTATTTTGTATtccaccaaaaaaaaggaaggagtgGGGAGTTGAGGGTGGGAAATATAAAACTAGCCTGCTCCCCCACCTTTAGATATTACTTCATTCCTCCCcatcagcacaaaaaaaagaaatggggaggaccaaaaaaaaaaaaaaaagaaaaaaaaaaagaactatacAGGAGGTGTTCATTCTTTTAGAAAACAGTTCTATGTTACATACAAGTCAAAGAAAAGGGGTGAGGCTGAAGCATTAACAATACAAATTCCCAACACTCAATATTTCACCTCTTAATGGTGTATTTCTATAACCATTTAGCTCAGATTTTGATGTTCTAAGCCCCTTCGTCCCGCCCTTCCCACCATGCATCACTACAGTGCCGGTTCTCTCGGTACAGCACAGAATCGCCCTCAGAGCTGCAGGAGTGCTGGGCCAAGagactgagggagggagggggggagggggggggtgtctctGCAGGGGGCCAAAGGGAGTTTACATGTGGAGGCTGTTTGCGGAAGAAGTGATGAGCCCCCAGCGACCGTCTGTCAACagcatggggagggaggggcgggggggttgatGTTAGTTTGCTCCCCAGTTGTAGCTGTTGTATGCCGGCTTGTTGATTTGGGACTTCTGTTGAATGGAGGCGTTCTGGCTCCGCTGTCCAGTGCCGCTCTGGGAGAAGACAGAGGACATCCTTGAGCTTTCTCTTCATGTTTTTACACTGACATTGTGTAAATTAGTGACTCGGTTGAATTTATATACGCTCACATGATTTATCTGCAAAGGATAATTATATTATGGGATTACAGGAGTTTGAATGGACAATCATATGCTCAAAATCACCTTTGTTGTTTACACGCACACATTGTTTAAGACTTAAAGATCCTTTGGTCAATCAAAATGATGTCTTTTAATTATTGGACCGAGGCGGCCTGCAAGTCTGCATCTGTCTGAGCACGGCGCACAAAGCGAAACAGGCAAACCACAGTGTTTCGTAACGGATGAGATTTTCTCATTATTTCAAAAGCTAAACAACATTCAAGTGCCTTTAAGGATCGTGAACtatcaaaaaaaaagagcaaattagCCTGGTTTTCTCAGAATGATTTAAGCAATATCATTTCGCAACGATGGGCTCCAGGGAACTCACACAGACAGGTGGAGATATACAACAATGTGCGCTACCTGTCCGTCCTGCTGCAGGTGGTGGTGCAGGATCTGAGAGTGGGGTTGCTGGTGCGGTGCCAGGATGTGCATGAAGGGGGCTGGGGCGTaggcagcagcagccgggggGTTGATGGGTCCCCCGCTGCCCAGAGCTGAGGGCAGGCTGAACGGAGCTGCGGGTGTGCCAGCATGGAAACCCTGCTTCTCAAACGACTGCTGGACGAAGCGACAAAGACGAGAGATTTTTGCTCAATTCAagcagcgaggggggagggggggggggggggggggacaggagggACAGGGACCTCCTGTGGGAGAGTGCTTGAAATATTGATGAGCTGTAATTACCTGCGTCTTTGTGTAAACAGACCCTGAAATATCTGGTACCCCTGTGTTGCTTGATGTCACAGAGACTCCTGCATAGACAAGAGGGGACACACAATTGGTCCTAAAACTGTTGAGGGAACatcaaaaacatatttacagaTTCCACCCAGCACAACTGCTACATGGCGCGCTGACAAGGAATCAATAACTGTCTACACACACGTCGTATGTTTGTGCAAACACTTTCAACTCAAGTATGCAAGAGAAATCTTAcaactgcgcacacacacacgagcatcTATGTCAGCAGAAGTTCATAGATGTCTTCAGCTGTCGTGAGGACAGTAGAGGCTGAGGCGATGCAGTGGGATGAAATGGAGAGAGGTGAGAGGGTGTTGCGGCGCATCACTTCCAGTCAGCCAAAGTAGTGGGTATGGTGGTTGTTACCCCTCATATCGGCATAGAAACAAAGGTCTACTTGCGAGCATGTATGGACCAGAAAGATTGATTCTAACAAGACTCGGTCCATGTGGCATTCACATTCCAAAACAGTAGCGCCTGACTAGCTGAACATTTCTCAAATTTATCAGCGAGAATATTGATCACATGGTGGATTCATCCTCAGGAGTTATTGCATCAGTTACCTTTATGTTACAGAAAGAGGCACAATGCAAGGGCCATATTGGGCATCTGATGCTGTGAAACAGAACATGAAGAACCTATGAAGAGTGGTTTGAGTTCACAGCATTAGCAACGTtattttaaaaggtgttttaaaAAGGAGCCTCAATCACAGTGTGCCACTGTGGTCTTTGCATTAAAATGAAGCATCGATGCAAACTGTGCTCAAAGTGTGACAGAAATGTTACTGGgtccaaaagaaaaacaaatcatgaCAGCAGAGCTGAATATAATCACAGGTACTATGCAACAGATTTGATCGCCATTGTGCCATCACTGCAGATAGGGGTCAAAATGCTGCCATTTCCTGCATTGTTTTGTGGCCAACACATTCCTTATAGATTCTTCATGGAGACGTGTCACAATGCAGGCTCCGAAGATTACGGCAAAACACGCCGGATCAAAACTTCAGCACCCTTTACACGGCAACTTTGTCTTAATTCAGGTGCTATTATGGGCAAAGAACAAGAACATTAGTGTGGATGCTGCGGCAGCTTCTTCAGAAGGCAAATTCCGACACTTTTAGCACAGCATTATTTTTTCAACTAAATAACTGATATTTTGCTGCCCTCTCTTTTGAATTGTAACCCATAATACTGAACTTGATATTCTAAAGATGGACATGCCAGGAATGACAACATGAATGAAGAGCTAGCAACACAGAGCGGGAAATCGGGCAACATCAACCAGAGCAACTCATCAGTTTAGGACAGCCACTCCCCTGGTCGCTGGCCACATTTGTGACTCCAAATAGGATAATTAAGGAGCATGAATGTCAAgaaactgaaactgattggATTGATGATGAGTTGCCCTGGAAGAGAACACTACAGAACAGACAGGAGACTGGGCAGAGAGTCGGGCTGCATTGGACTAAAAGCGGATTAGCGTGATGGTCTTCCCCCGGGCATCGGCGATGATGAGGCGGAGGAACAGGAGCAGAGTGGGAGAAGCATGGTGGGTGACACAAGGAGGAAGACGGGAGGGTTTCACAGGTTTTTTttcgcttttctttttctctgttcttTATTTTGGCAGGTGGCGGCACTCACCGACTCCCGGCCCGGAAACAGAGCTGGCTGGCTTGTTTTGTGCAGAAGCGGCAGCGGCCACGGCAGTGCCGTATGCGCCCTTACAGAAATCCCCACTCCCTGAAGCCTGGCCCACATCCTCATAGCCTGCAACAGTCAGACACACAGCCGCAGCCCACAGCGTTAAACACACCAGGCAGGGGGATAAGACCTTCCTCAAGTAGCATTTACAAACCATTCGTGGCGTTTTTCTGAAACAAGTGTGCCACATGGACTGGTTTTTACCAAATTGTGACAATACAGATCGTGTCACGTTTACTAACAAAGACATTATGCCGCCGTAGCAATACTTTACTGTAAGTATCTGAACTTTGACACCAAATGTATTGTCCCCTGTGGCAAAAACCAGTCAATCTGGTTACAACAAGCCGGTCAGAAACAACGCCAACATCATTTGCAAATACTATTTGACTGAGtctgaggggaggaggtgggggaggtgaggggggcaGGCAGGGTGTGTGTTCtttggaggggaggtgggggtatGGAGTGAGCTTGATTTGGGTGATGGCAGAAAGCAGCAGATGGTGCAGCTTAGAGCAAATAGGTGTTGCACATGTTGCGACAAACGAGGATTTTGagtaattaaaatataaaaaaaaaaccaaaacaaaacagcatcactgaagcaaataagataccggaaaaaaaaaatcaaaactgctGAAAATGAGTTAGTAAAAGAAACCTGTGTGATGTGCTAACGATGAATGTGTGTGCAGGAAGGTGAAGCCGTGGTGCGAACTCTATAGCAGAGAAAGCTTTGGAAGACAGCGAGCGACCAATAATCTCACCACTGTTAATTAAACACGTATAGCCAAGAGCCCATCTTCCTCATTCCCTTCCAGTTTAAATGATAGTCCCATATGTTTCATCACAAGACACCATTCAACAGACGTGGCAACCAAATTGATGCCATTTTCAAACAGCTTCAAATTTGAGGCATGCTCTTTGTATGTATAAAGGTTGAAAACTACACGGTGCAGATGCCTTTCCAGTAATGGACAGTTAAACCACAATATTCATCATGCTCAATCTAAAAGCACTCTGATTAACTTTGAGGTCAACCGTTCAAGGGAGAATGAGCATACGACGATGCGTTATGAACCATTAGCAGCACAAGCGCAGCCCAAGTCTCTGCACACGCATCATCCCCACGTTTATGCTTTTGGACGCGGTCGagctcaaatgaaataaaatatgaactCCACTCAATGGGCTCTTTGTGAGAGCAGTTATTGGTATCCGGCCACAGAGAAGAACCTGCATGACCCCTGAAAATAATACAGCTTTATTAGCGTTTAGATCCTCACCAGTACTGTATCCATGGGAACCATAGCCACCAGCCTGCTGGAAGGCAGCGGCTGATGCATTGACGCCGACGTTGACACCGTGCTGCTTCGACGAGGTAGGAGCCACCTGGacggattaaaaaacaaaacatggcaTTGTTGGTCATCATGTCAGCGAGCCGGAAAAATCCTGAAGACAATCATACAaaactttaaaatgtcaggGTGGGAACAGTGATCTAACAAGTCAACAAGTCAGCCAGGTTGTGGAGTTCTCTCACCGGAAACACAGCAGGTCCGTACTGGAAGGTGTTGGCCAGGCCCGGCATGCCAGTGTAGTAAGGGAGGCTTGTGTAGCTGTAACCAGGCGGCAGCGCGGGATTGAGGAAGGGCTGCTGCGTGTTGTGATGCGTCTGGGTCTGTTGGGTCTGAGCTAATGTGGTGGCAGGAGACGGGGATGATGAGTCACCTCGACCAAACTTTGATAAGTCACCTGCGGATTTGTAGAACACGGGACAAAGTGGGACGTTAGAACGCAGAAAAAGTTCCTGTTTGCAAGTCGAGCACATGAGGCTGAGGGACAAAGTGAGCCCATCTTCTAATAGACGCAGTTGTTACATGGCTCACCAGAGTAAGGGTTGTTTGTCAAGCCGCCGTCTCTGCCAGTCAGTGCCGTCGTGG from Gasterosteus aculeatus chromosome 10, fGasAcu3.hap1.1, whole genome shotgun sequence carries:
- the hax1 gene encoding HCLS1-associated protein X-1 isoform X2, which codes for MTHDEDEDDDEEDGFSCDEFRGEQQDPFDRALRFGFSIGPDGMRMQEPPVFGQVLRDMEEIFSQLGRWDGPPQSGHWDVPTIGPPPPPPQGRAERGGWGSGANPLRDFMLKSPYDNPQGPQAAPSREPGSDRHPSYESPDFPSSQFRGWSPFSKFNDIRKRGPQTSSEDERKEDRDLDSAVSSRGLDQILTPPAGQHPNQPRARSFFQSVVVTKVLKPDGSVEERRTVRDSKGNEETTVTRSGGSGAQEALDRHNAPAVSGDQNPFSDMRDDGSLFSKFFGGFR
- the hax1 gene encoding HCLS1-associated protein X-1 isoform X1 — translated: MNVFDLFRGFFAVPGGRHHGQRDPFFDAMTHDEDEDDDEEDGFSCDEFRGEQQDPFDRALRFGFSIGPDGMRMQEPPVFGQVLRDMEEIFSQLGRWDGPPQSGHWDVPTIGPPPPPPQGRAERGGWGSGANPLRDFMLKSPYDNPQGPQAAPSREPGSDRHPSYESPDFPSSQFRGWSPFSKFNDIRKRGPQTSSEDERKEDRDLDSAVSSRGLDQILTPPAGQHPNQPRARSFFQSVVVTKVLKPDGSVEERRTVRDSKGNEETTVTRSGGSGAQEALDRHNAPAVSGDQNPFSDMRDDGSLFSKFFGGFR